In Salvia miltiorrhiza cultivar Shanhuang (shh) chromosome 4, IMPLAD_Smil_shh, whole genome shotgun sequence, the DNA window ATCGAGCCTATTCTAATGGGACTttttaaaaaggaaaacgagcctatcATAATAGGACAAATGGTGTAATATTTTCCTTGAAACTATAAATCTTATTTTAAACGTTTTcaattttcccttttttcttaattttaatattttaatttttgtgattatgtatttatttttttatataaaatattaatagaacattatgtaattattaaaaaataatgacatattatatgttataatttattttaagaaaaactAAATCAATATACGATCTCATTCAACATATTTAGgtttttttatattaagtattttttaatttagttttataaatctttattttttttgttttaagtaTAAATACTATCATGCCTGAAATGAAGAGCTACTCTAATACTATTGTATAAGCATAAATATTACCACTTATATATTATAATCAgaacacatattttaataaccAACAAAAGAAACATAGTTAAACTGTCAATCATATTGTGTCGACAAAAAAATAGCATAAAGTTCATGTCGTGTGGTAGAGTTAATCATCAAGCCTCAACTCAAAAGAGTCGATCATTCACAAAGGAATACGAGCCATGAATATTGAAACGGAGGGATACGAGCCATGAATATTGAAACGGAGGGCGTATTTACCACATCGATTAGAGTCATCATTAAACCTTAACGTCGAAAGAGTAGAAATCTTCTCAAGAGTATTACAACATGGGATCGAATCATGACTTGCAGAGTAGTGTTAGAACTTGTCTATGCCTATACCATCTCTAAGAACCTCGTATGCATCTCTGCTTCTGGATTTCTTCACTCCGGCAGTGAAATTGATCTTCGATTTTTCGGATGAGATACAAGTAACTTTAACCCAAACAATCACCTTAGTCTTGATCCCTTCGATGTCCACCAGCTTGCCCTTCTCCAGATAACCGGTCACCATGGTCGAGAAACGCAATACAGATGAATCCTTGTAGCCCACTTCACATACTGATGGAATGTAAACAATGAGCTTTCCAGTCTCCTCGTTGAACTCGTAGTTGGTTGCATCGCGGGGGAATATACCTACGGGTAGATCATACTCCTTTAGGAGTTCAGGCAGTGGTTTCTGCATTTTACCTGAAAAAAGACTAGCTCTATCAAACCTCACTCCACAAGACTATGGAAACGACGGCTACACACTTACAATTGGAAATTTCATCCCAAGAAACATTCATAAAGTTATCAAACAACATGATGATCATTTATATATTCACGTGCCCAAAAACCTTATGAATATTGCCATGAGTAGAGAGCAAGAAGTTGGCTATTAACCACAATCGCTTCATTTATCAACAACAATTATATATTCTTTCATAAAGCTCTTc includes these proteins:
- the LOC131022705 gene encoding uncharacterized protein At5g01610-like, with the protein product MDQILNKVGSYWLGQKANKEINSVGDDINSLGSSIEGGAKWLVNKLKGKMQKPLPELLKEYDLPVGIFPRDATNYEFNEETGKLIVYIPSVCEVGYKDSSVLRFSTMVTGYLEKGKLVDIEGIKTKVIVWVKVTCISSEKSKINFTAGVKKSRSRDAYEVLRDGIGIDKF